The following nucleotide sequence is from Primulina tabacum isolate GXHZ01 chromosome 2, ASM2559414v2, whole genome shotgun sequence.
agggaggatatatatttcaggtgtagcaaCGCATGCATtcctagattcaggagctacacattcatttatatccgaaTATTTCATCAAAAggctaggaatcataccagtgGCGATGGATTCAGGGTTTAGAGTATCGATTCCATCCGAGGATCATATGTTCACTTctcagatagtgaagagattggagcttcggttacagaaaTATACGGTGCAggcagatttgatagtgctaccGTTGCCGGAGTTCGACATTATTCTGGGTAAGGATTGGCTTTTCTTGAACGGAGCTGTCATAGACTTTCGACAGAGGTCAGTATCTGTCCGACCGCCCAATGAAAAGCCATTTGTTTTTTAGGCAGCCAGACGTTAGCAGATGCCAcacgtcatttcctgcatgtttgtgaggaagcttatgaggagaggctgcCGGGTGTTTTTGGCCAGCATTGTATCCGTGTTTGGGCCAGTCGATCAGAGGCTAGAGGACGTAGAGGTGGTCAGAGAGTTATCCAGTGTTTTTCCTGATGATGTTTCAAGCCTTCCACCAGACGAAGAGGTGGACTTCTCTATTGAGCTAATGCCAGGGACAATGCCGatatctaaggcaccgtaccgtctagAACCTACCGAGATGAAAGAACAGAAAAATCAGATATATGATTTTCTatataagggtttcattcgccctagcttttctccatggggcgcactagttctgtttgtcaagaagaaggatggcaacATGCGACTatgcattgactaccgagagCTGAACAGGGTCATAGTCTGTAACATCCCAACCTTTTATCTTTCTATTATCAATGATGTTATTCTATGGTTTGGTGTTATGGATATATGGTTAAGTTATTATTGATCATGGTTATTGTTATGGTTTATGAGTATAGTTGATGGAAGGGTTGGTATTTCATATTATAGCATCTATATGGTTATTGCATTGTATTCATGGTTATTTATTGTATAGTTTTGGTATGGTTAAGTAGATGGTTGTGTATTTGAGGAGTTGTTATTGTTGTGAAGGTATAATGTTGGGAGTTGGATTGATGGTTTGGATGTTTTGAGCCAAATAGGTAATTggagtgcagaaacggtatgaaaattttggtatttgTTACgttttttagcataatgaatgGGATATTGGTCCAAATGATATGAGGCCAAttgcattagaaagctaagatccaaggctacaactttcatgttttgagttttgttcaaatagtTGAGGAAGATGAGTCAAAAGTGGccctgtaacgccccgaaaatttaaaggtccacacgaaccacatgcatagaagttattaaattatttgtgtattttaattaaatattttaatcgcatcaattaattatgttgtgcaaattttcatgtttaaaatatatttttctacatggttgcattaaaatgtatttttaaaggttattcgagttgcgatcgaggaacggagaccgatggctgaaaaatagaaaatgtttttattaaataattgcttttaattatttaaaatatgggtgatgctttttcatatttttgaaaataaggggttttgaggtgattttatacgccgggacataatttttatcggtgttggatttttaacaaaaacgcGAACGTTTTAGCAGCCCGgcaaataaatttacaaacttattttaacaaaactatttttatatttttaattaaatcctaattaagactaatgggcctaaattatgAGCTTagtaggcctaaagccttgttagtatttaattagatatatattatgtaaatcacccaaaaccctacaccATTCAATTCACGCCATTTTTCAGAATTAAGCACCCCAATATTTTGCAAACCTCACGGCACACACtcacaattgaagaagaattttTGGTTTTTGCAAGGGAAGCATCAAAGCCATCGTCTCCTCGCCCCTGTTCTTCGACGTCAAAGTTTATTCgcgcgtttaaaacgcaaagacacgtcatattctcctttttctcatcattcacaccatagtaattatttaaaatcgttttgcatgaaaaaacaAATTGCACATCAtgatattttcgtaactatgcataTTTGTGTGTTAAACTCTTGTGTTTTGGTTCAAAAATCAAGTTGAAAttgtgttaaggggctgccatggtttgGGTATGGATTAAGGGTGTTTTATTGCATATTTAAGAGTCCTAAAACACACAAAAACGTTGCAAATTAAAAAGGAACAAAGCTGGAACCGTGGGCCAAAGAAGGGCCGAGAATTTGTGTGTCTTCATAGGGACTCGTTTTGATGCATGGGGCTtaggggctcgaccaggtcttgAGGAGGGCTAGGTTGGGTCATGGCTAGGtcttaggaagagtcctagcatggctaggactcatggttcaggctggggaggagtccacgacagctaggactcttcccaagcCCTCTCGCGACCAGCTGATGTGCAGAGGGGTTGTGGCTCGGTTTGGGGCTGGGATAGGGGTCCATCAGGGTTCTAGGATGAGGGGCAGTGGTTGGAataggggctggtgcggctggCTCGATGCTGGCTCGAAAAAAACAGTAGGACCGTAGGACAGCAAGGGACGCGCAGGTAGTGCTTCTGATCCAGGAGCTTCGGTTTTGGGGTTTCAGGGTAAgggttggtctgggctgggtCCAGGCATGGTCCATGGTAGtttagggtcatgaggggtcaggTGGTTAAGGGatggaggtgtcctagttggctaggagtcttggggAAGGGAAGGGAGTCACGCACACAAGGGGCAGAACTTGGGTCGGTTTCCAGGAGTGATGGTGCGACCTAGGGGCTGGTtctatgggctgggcttggtcagtagggtccctaggtggtttggttagggtttggctcgaggtggctcgggcgtggctcgagtaaatcgggagatggctcgggtggttcattaatgtgtcaatttcgaattttaaaagataaaaattgaatccatgagtccacgggggtggctcatgacttggaagggtagaataaatcataaaaatgcaatgtttaaaatttgggatcaaaataacgagttttggttttatccgggatttaattgtcgcacgaaacgctaattaacgaattaactgaaaagcctagttttatgctttataaaattaggggaaattatatttaagctcaaatatttattaaaaggctaagtttttaatttgggaattttatattaaggtttggtttaattagggattaaaacgcattaatatgtcttacttaaagattaatttaaaagtcatcgatttaaacccaaataaaaaaatgagaaaattcttgtaagcttaaataattattagggacatgttagagtcaaagaaatcaagaaaaagtcaaaaacgtaaaatgtcaagtgcatgggtaaaatggtctttttacacctaaaaaattaGTAAGTGTTATGacagtgctctaaatgctatttttatgattatgttcaaatttttatgaaaagttcatgattaaattatgatttttaaatatctatgagatttttattatttaaggaagacatttaaaagacatgttgtatgcttggtttcaaaaacgaaaattttatgttatgcatgattttataaaatgaTGTGAATGTAAagcgttgaaggaagtgaagtaattgtgactaattcgataatgttggagatatcaTGAGGGCGaaggtcccagtgggagcccgacgatcgtatttccatcattacgaatatgaggatatgaggtaaaggtaagaatgagaatatcgtgaggggaaaaggccccagagggagcccatttatgggaaaggccccagagggagccctgacgattgtatttctattcgaaagaggatggtccaaggttcagttgatgggtgagagtgtcgctgatatccccgccacccagtactgtggttacatgtagatggatccatcgtcttttgaggtttaaggaaagtcacaattaacgatctgaattcaacaaaggtaaaggaaaagaaaaatgtttatgatcatgttaaaaggttttatgttatgtcatgttgagtaaaaagaaaaaagttaaggtttatttatgcatgtcatgaaatgttatttttacgtaaaagtattttcactgttgcatgtggttttatacgtattatttgttataaatattatggtgtgttgagtcattagactcactaggtgtgattgatgcaggtgagtttgatggaggtcttgatggttgacctaactggactgaaggtgcacacaacccgaggaccatcgcttctattttccgcatttatgatttttgattcatgatttactttaaagattttaagactatttattgatgctttttagagatttttgagaggtttagtatgggctatacttttcaaatttattgctttttaggtggGTAAAACAATTGACGATTTCATGCTTTGACGTTCCCTTTGGTATTTCAAATTCTAGTTGGTATACGTTTATTTTTAAAgtggtgcaaaatattttataaaaatattttcatggatgatgaGGGTTCGGCCTAGTGTGtgggcttttaaaaaaaatttctagtacttttaaagcaataaaaagggaagACGTTTCAGGCCCGAAGTGTATTATGTATATCGCCgtttcctgcactgacacatgttggtaGAATGGGCATGACCTTTTACTCCgacctccaaatgacctgaAACTAGTGGGAAgttcaagaaaagacatagggctacaactttcatgtttaccacatTGGCTAATAAGGAAAAAAAAGTGCAGTTTTGGCCCTTGGACAGTGTGTACACGGACCTATACACGGAGGGGGGCACGAGGTCCGTGTCTATGGTGTAGAAAACACATTTTTAAGAGTTTCTAAGCCAATAAGTTAGCCATTTCACTTACTCCTCTTGCGTCCATCGACTTGGGGAGCTAGGATTCTTCATTTCTTCTCTTAATTCCTTTCTTTCCAAGGTTTGGATCTTCAAGTTGGAGGTGTGATCTTCATATCCTCAAGAGCAAGTAACCAAGGTAAGGAAACTTATCTTTTGGGTATTTGGTTGAAGTGAAGGGAATGGTGGTTTAGGCTTGAATGATAGTTTATAGGTTGAAGATGTGAAGTTAATGGTATAATCTTGATCTTGTGTTGCAGGATCAACTACAAGAAGCTATCACAACAAGTTCTATTGGTTTTAAGTGGGCTTTTTCCTTAAATGCATCTCATggtctatatatatatgatgaatGATGTTGTTATTGTTCCTAGCTCCTTTAATCCATTGATTATATACTTGCTATGTAATGGTTCATTGattgaaagaaaagaaaagtaaTTTTGATGCCAATTGCTAAGAAAGGAGCTAGTTCTAATTCTTGCAGACcacatgtttgataaaatgattcaatggttCTTTTTATGACTTGATAGTTATATGGTAGTGGTGGTGCTTCTATCACTTCTAAACCCAGATAACGGAAGTTGATCTACATTTAACATGTACagtgtctgattttgactgaaaTGTACATGTATACCATCGACGGATGACTTATCAATGCCATACAAggaaaatgagagaaatggttGATAGAATGCCATCTTATAATTGTTATCTATATATTCCATTGAACGATGACATTTCATATGGTTCAATTGTAATGATTCCTTCCTTTACACTATtgtatatgtaattgttattgaaagtttcacttactgagttttgtaaactcattccagttatatcatgtgatgcagataaaaAGAAATAGCGATAGAAGTGTCGAGGCATGGAAGGTGCATGTGCCAAAGCTTGGAGATTGATGTTTTGTTAAAATGTGgcaattataaaattgttttGAGTATTGTACCTTGGTTCATGTTTTGAACAAGAAAATTATGTCTTAACTTttgtcaaacacttggtatttaTGGAGATGTGATCTATGTGTTTGGTGGAGGTTTTTAGAATATATGTGTATTTTGGAAAGATTGATTGtggtaatatttattttttttgcttgGGAATATTTGGTAAGTTTATATTTATGGGTAAACTTtgccaaaattttattaattatttttctccAAATCTTTTATAAGGCTTCCGCATTATTGCATTTATAGTTTAATGTCATGGGGTAAGGGTGTTACATttattggtatcagagcaacgttttTCGGACCAATGATTTGGCACATGTCTTCCTATGCTTGTGACACTTCGGTATGTATCTTTCTGCATCTCATTGATGAATTGGTATGATGATAAGCTTTACATgtaatatgttttgaaaatgattttaaattgagATGCAATATAGGAAAATGCCACCTAAGAGAAAAGCTCCTGAAGTACTTCCTAGTAGGAGAGCCGGAGAAGACCGAGACAGTACTTCCCCTAATGTAGTTGATGAGTTTAGTAGGCTACTTCATGAGCAAGCTAAAGTGCATGGGGAACAAATCCAGCAACTTCTCCGATTGCAAACACTGgttcaaggtagaggccaaggccATGATCAACGAGTTCAAGAACGAGTTGTTGAGGGAGCTTATGATAAATTCAAGAAGATGAATCCACCCAAATTTGTAGGGAGTTCGGACCCTTTGATTGCAATGGAGTGGGTGAAGGCGGTCGAGGCGATCTTTGATTACCTTAACTTTTGTGATAAAGATCGAGTGAGTTGTGCTTTGTTTCTCTTAACCAAGACCGCAAGAATTTGGTGGGAAGCAACCAAGGTAACGATTGATGTTCAAACATTGAAATGGAATGAGTTTAAAGATttgttctatgacaagtactttcctAGCGATGTTAAAGCCCGCAAGGTGAAAGAATTCTTGGAGCTAAAACAAGGGACAATGAGCATGAATGATTACATCTTGAAGTTTGAAGAAGGTTGTCTTTTTGTTCCTTTCATTGCTAGCAACTACAAAGATAGAGCCAAGCATTTTATGCGGGGGTTGAGGGCGGAGATTCGAAGAGATGTTCGAATGTCGAAGGCTAATTCTTACAAGGAGATTGTTGAGAAAGCATTGATGGCCGAATATGATGAGAAAGAGATTGAGTAAGAAAGACAATTCAGGAGGCAACAATTTGTCCAAAAGGGTCAAGCTTCAGTTCAAGGAGGAAAAGGAGGACACAAGGGGAAAGGAAAGGAAGAATATCGCGGTAAAGCTCCTGCGGTGTCATCCGAATCAGATAAGCCTTTATGTCCTAAATGCCATAAACTACATAAAGGAGAGTGCCTTGTTGGAAGCAACAAATATTATAGATGTGAAGGTGTTGGGCACATTGCGATCAATTGCACTCAATCATCGGGCAACGGCCGAGTTCAGGTGCGTATTTTCTCTTTGACCAAGGAAGGAATTAATCCTGATTCGTCAATCATTTCAGGTACCATTCTTATTTCAGGAAAGGTAGCTACTGCTCTTATTGATACTGGCGCCacacattcttttatatctgagcAATTTATGCGTTCTCTGGGTCTTGCTCCTATTGGTGAAATTGTCCACTTTTCTATTGTGCTTCCTTCGGGAGATTATATTCATTCTTCAAGTGTGATTCGAGCGTGCCCTGTTCAAGTAGATGAGGAATTGTTGAATTCCGATTTGATTTTCATTCCCATGATTGAgtttgatgttattttgggaatggattggttatctaCTTATCGAGCTGTGATAGATTGTGTAGCCAAGACAGTGCATTTTCCTTTAGGGCGTGGTGATTGCAGAGTCTTCACGGGGTTAGGTACTTCGCTTgatctttcttttatttcttacTTGCAAATGCAACGGATGTTGGTTAAGGGTTGTT
It contains:
- the LOC142537517 gene encoding uncharacterized protein LOC142537517, which translates into the protein MDSGFRVSIPSEDHMFTSQIVKRLELRLQKYTVQADLIVLPLPEFDIILGKDWLFLNGAVIDFRQRKLMRRGCRVFLASIVSVFGPVDQRLEDVEVVRELSSVFPDDVSSLPPDEEVDFSIELMPGTMPISKHNEWDIGPNDMRPIALES